A region of Streptomyces sp. NBC_01267 DNA encodes the following proteins:
- a CDS encoding LacI family DNA-binding transcriptional regulator, which yields MARPSKRTTLREVAEATGLSTAAVSYALRGKQVSKETEERVRRAAAELGYEADPIARALASGRTSMVGVLAGDLQDLWQQQLMAAIGRELLAGDRYALILDAGGDPDRELVLAKQLRDQRVDGLLVSPVDPSAGGWAKIADAVPVVSIGDSLQQASTAGEVLFDNRAGIDAVLGYLAGLGHRCVTVLTPTGPSTPDRPADVYVREAADRLGLEVEVVPCAQELGEATGVARGVLGGRSTAVFCFSDSIAYGVYAAAAEAGRVIGRDLSVVGFDDHPVSRVLTPALTTLDWGLAEIATQAARLAVAAIEGRRVRRKRVLCAPRLVERGSATRAG from the coding sequence ATGGCCAGGCCCAGCAAGCGCACCACCCTCCGCGAGGTGGCCGAGGCCACCGGACTCTCCACTGCCGCCGTCTCGTACGCCCTGCGCGGCAAACAGGTCTCCAAGGAGACCGAGGAACGCGTCCGCAGAGCCGCCGCCGAGCTGGGTTACGAGGCCGATCCCATCGCCCGTGCCCTCGCCAGCGGCCGTACGAGCATGGTCGGCGTCCTCGCCGGTGACCTCCAGGACCTCTGGCAGCAGCAGTTGATGGCGGCCATAGGACGGGAACTGCTCGCGGGGGACCGGTACGCGCTGATCCTCGACGCGGGCGGCGACCCGGACCGGGAGCTCGTCCTCGCCAAACAGCTGCGTGACCAGCGGGTGGACGGCCTGCTGGTGTCGCCCGTCGACCCGTCGGCCGGGGGCTGGGCGAAGATCGCCGACGCGGTGCCGGTGGTCTCGATCGGGGACTCGCTCCAGCAGGCGAGCACCGCGGGCGAGGTGCTCTTCGACAACCGGGCCGGTATCGATGCGGTGCTCGGGTACCTGGCGGGGCTCGGGCACCGGTGCGTGACGGTGCTGACGCCCACCGGGCCCAGTACGCCCGACCGGCCCGCGGACGTGTATGTGCGGGAGGCGGCGGACCGGCTCGGCCTGGAGGTCGAAGTCGTGCCCTGCGCGCAGGAGTTGGGCGAGGCCACCGGGGTCGCCCGAGGGGTTCTCGGGGGGCGTTCGACGGCGGTCTTCTGCTTCTCGGACTCGATCGCGTACGGGGTGTACGCGGCGGCGGCGGAGGCCGGGCGGGTGATCGGGCGCGATCTCTCGGTGGTCGGCTTCGACGACCATCCGGTGTCGCGGGTGCTGACACCCGCGCTGACCACGCTGGACTGGGGGCTCGCGGAGATCGCCACGCAGGCGGCGCGGCTCGCGGTGGCGGCGATCGAGGGGCGCCGGGTACGGCGGAAGCGGGTGCTGTGCGCGCCGCGGCTGGTGGAGCGGGGGTCCGCGACCCGGGCCGGGTAG
- a CDS encoding amidohydrolase gives MLVDVHQHLWPPAFTELLRARRTGPHLDGWTLHLPGEPPYQVDPADHDLAARTALARSDGLGLALVSLSSPLGIEYLPPAESAPLLAAFHEGALALPAPFGVWASAGLVAPDPDSLADTLDRGCAGLQLPATALLDEAGWAHCAPLIDTLTRADKPLFVHPGAAPAGDPGAPPWWPALVPYLQQMHAAWFAFRAFGRPRHPGLRICFAALAGLAPLHGERLAARGGGRGPVDFDAFYETSSYGTRAVDALVRAVGIDVVVSGSDRPYAVPVHPDLGADAAVHALRATNPARLLNGARP, from the coding sequence TTGCTTGTAGACGTCCACCAACATCTCTGGCCCCCGGCCTTCACGGAGCTGCTGCGCGCCCGCCGGACAGGTCCGCACCTCGACGGATGGACGCTCCACCTGCCGGGCGAACCGCCGTACCAGGTCGACCCCGCCGACCACGACCTCGCCGCCCGCACCGCGCTCGCCCGCTCCGACGGCCTCGGGCTGGCACTCGTCTCGCTCTCCAGCCCCCTCGGTATCGAATATCTGCCACCCGCCGAGTCGGCCCCGCTCCTCGCCGCCTTCCACGAGGGCGCCCTGGCGCTGCCCGCCCCCTTCGGTGTCTGGGCCTCGGCCGGTCTCGTCGCCCCCGACCCGGACTCGCTCGCCGACACCCTCGACCGGGGCTGCGCGGGCCTCCAACTCCCGGCCACCGCGCTGCTGGACGAGGCGGGCTGGGCCCACTGCGCCCCGCTGATCGACACCCTCACCCGCGCGGACAAGCCGCTCTTCGTCCACCCGGGCGCGGCCCCGGCCGGCGACCCCGGCGCGCCGCCGTGGTGGCCCGCTCTGGTGCCGTACCTCCAGCAGATGCACGCCGCGTGGTTCGCCTTCCGTGCGTTCGGCCGCCCGCGCCATCCCGGGCTGCGCATCTGCTTCGCCGCCCTGGCGGGCCTCGCCCCGCTGCACGGCGAGCGCCTCGCGGCGCGCGGCGGCGGACGCGGCCCGGTGGACTTCGACGCCTTCTACGAGACCTCCTCGTACGGCACCCGGGCCGTGGACGCGCTGGTCCGGGCCGTCGGCATCGATGTGGTCGTCTCCGGCAGCGACCGCCCGTACGCCGTCCCCGTCCACCCCGACCTCGGGGCCGACGCCGCCGTCCACGCCCTGCGTGCCACCAACCCCGCCCGCCTCCTGAACGGAGCACGCCCATGA
- a CDS encoding cysteine dioxygenase yields MTYDAALPDRNLDKRELRALVDDLAARPELWRSEVAFSDTDRHYASLHRDEYVDIWLLCWTRQNDTGWHDHDISSGAVRVVQGALTESNPRIGGHHLATAVGADTSFCFGPDHIHRLTGATDDAVSIHAYSPPLWRLGQYDISDDGLMRRHSVSYADELRPMDSPAA; encoded by the coding sequence ATGACGTACGACGCCGCGCTGCCCGACCGCAATCTCGACAAGCGTGAACTCCGGGCCCTGGTCGACGACTTGGCGGCCAGGCCGGAGCTGTGGCGCTCGGAGGTCGCGTTCTCCGACACCGACCGCCACTACGCCTCGCTGCACCGCGACGAGTACGTGGACATCTGGCTGCTCTGCTGGACCCGGCAGAACGACACCGGCTGGCACGACCACGACATCTCGTCCGGCGCGGTCCGGGTGGTCCAGGGCGCGCTGACCGAGTCCAACCCCCGCATCGGCGGCCACCACCTGGCCACGGCGGTCGGCGCGGACACCTCGTTCTGCTTCGGCCCGGACCACATCCACCGCCTCACCGGGGCCACGGACGACGCGGTCTCGATCCACGCGTACTCGCCGCCGCTCTGGCGGCTCGGCCAGTACGACATCAGCGATGACGGCCTGATGCGACGCCATTCCGTCTCATATGCGGACGAACTCCGACCGATGGACTCTCCCGCAGCCTGA
- a CDS encoding purine-cytosine permease family protein, whose translation MAGLVEQRSIDVVPDEERHGSAFSQFTLWVGANLHITAVVTGALAVVFGGGALWSIVGLLLGNLLGGAVMALHSAQGPRLGLPQMISSRAQFGVRGAVVPLLLVILMYVGFFASGTVLAGEAVGKLTHLGDTTGIIVFGAITAVMAVIGYRIIHTLGRVASIVCAVAFVYLGIRLLDRIDLSTVLHDHSFSVPLFLLAISLSASWQLAFGPYVADYSRYLPRTTSGRATFWWTLGGTALGSQWSMTFGVLVAATAGDAFLDDQVGYVVGLGGTGLMASVLYFVIALGKLTINVLNTYGGFMSMVTSISGFRGQKTLSPRGRTLYILLIMLAGTAVALAGKDSFLNSFKDFLLFLLAFFTPWSAINLVDYYLISRERYDIPALSDPNGRYGAWRWDALLVYGIGLLAQFPFLATSFYTGPLVDPLGGADISWIVGLVVPAALYWLLARRDTSHIPEATIVTAAGQVPGQVPGRRNEPDRRQPRIGLGG comes from the coding sequence ATGGCAGGCCTGGTGGAACAGCGGTCGATCGATGTCGTCCCGGACGAGGAGCGTCACGGCAGCGCCTTCTCCCAGTTCACGCTCTGGGTCGGCGCCAATCTCCACATCACCGCGGTCGTCACGGGCGCGCTCGCCGTGGTCTTCGGCGGCGGCGCGCTCTGGTCGATCGTCGGCCTGCTGCTCGGCAATCTGCTGGGCGGCGCGGTGATGGCGCTGCACTCGGCGCAGGGACCGCGGCTCGGTCTGCCCCAGATGATCTCGTCCCGCGCCCAGTTCGGGGTCAGGGGAGCGGTGGTCCCGCTCCTCCTCGTCATCCTGATGTACGTCGGGTTCTTCGCCAGCGGCACGGTCCTGGCGGGCGAGGCGGTGGGCAAGCTGACCCACCTCGGCGACACCACCGGCATCATCGTCTTCGGCGCGATCACCGCCGTGATGGCCGTCATCGGCTACCGGATCATCCACACGCTGGGCCGGGTGGCGAGCATCGTGTGCGCGGTGGCCTTCGTCTACCTGGGCATCCGGCTGCTGGACCGCATCGACCTCTCCACGGTCCTGCACGACCACAGCTTCTCCGTCCCGCTGTTCCTCCTCGCGATCTCGCTCTCGGCCTCCTGGCAGCTGGCCTTCGGCCCGTACGTCGCGGACTACTCGCGCTACCTGCCGCGCACGACGAGCGGACGTGCCACGTTCTGGTGGACCCTCGGCGGCACCGCGCTGGGCTCCCAGTGGTCGATGACGTTCGGCGTCCTCGTCGCGGCCACGGCGGGCGACGCGTTCCTCGACGACCAGGTCGGTTACGTGGTCGGCCTCGGCGGCACCGGCCTGATGGCCTCGGTCCTCTACTTCGTCATCGCCCTGGGCAAACTCACCATCAATGTGCTCAACACCTACGGCGGCTTCATGTCGATGGTGACGAGCATCAGCGGATTCCGCGGCCAGAAGACCCTCTCCCCGCGCGGACGCACGCTCTACATCCTGCTCATCATGCTCGCCGGTACGGCGGTGGCGCTCGCGGGCAAGGACAGCTTCCTGAACTCCTTCAAGGACTTCCTGCTGTTCCTGCTGGCCTTCTTCACCCCGTGGTCGGCGATCAACCTGGTCGACTACTACCTGATCTCCCGCGAGCGCTACGACATCCCCGCCCTGTCCGACCCGAACGGCCGCTACGGCGCCTGGCGCTGGGACGCGCTCCTGGTCTACGGCATCGGGCTGCTGGCCCAATTCCCCTTCCTGGCCACGTCCTTCTACACGGGCCCGCTGGTGGACCCGCTGGGCGGCGCGGACATCTCCTGGATCGTGGGGCTGGTGGTCCCGGCGGCGCTGTACTGGCTGCTGGCCCGCCGGGACACGTCACACATCCCGGAAGCGACGATCGTCACGGCGGCGGGCCAGGTGCCGGGCCAGGTGCCGGGCCGGCGGAACGAGCCGGACCGGAGGCAGCCCCGAATCGGATTGGGGGGTTAG
- a CDS encoding cystathionine beta-synthase → MHFHDSMISLVGNTPLVRLNHVTAGIRATVLAKVEYFNPGGSVKDRIAVRMIEAAEQSGELQPGGTIVEPTSGNTGVGLAIVAQQKGYKCIFVCPDKVSTDKINVLRAYGADVVVCPTAVDPDHPDSYYNVSDRLVRETPGAWKPDQYSNPNNPRSHYETTGPELWEQTEGKITHFVAGVGTGGTITGTGRYLKDVSDGRVRVIGADPEGSVYSGGSGRPYLVEGVGEDFWPTAYDRTVTDGIVAVSDKDSFRMTRRLAKEEGLLVGGSCGMAVVAALKVAEDLGPDDIVVVLLPDSGRGYLSKIFNDEWMNDYGFLEQPGDEPCVADVLEYKSHGIPSLVHMHPEETVGEAIEVLREYGVSQMPIVKPGAGHPDVMAAEVIGSVVERELLDALFTQRASLGDALEKHMSAPLPLVGSGEPVGDLMAVLGKADAAIVLVEGKPKGVVTRQDLLAFLAKVEA, encoded by the coding sequence GTGCACTTCCACGACTCGATGATCAGCCTCGTAGGCAACACCCCGCTGGTGAGGCTCAACCATGTGACCGCCGGTATCAGGGCGACCGTCCTGGCCAAGGTCGAATACTTCAACCCGGGCGGCTCCGTGAAGGACCGCATCGCCGTACGCATGATCGAGGCGGCGGAGCAGAGCGGTGAGCTGCAGCCCGGCGGCACGATCGTCGAACCGACCTCCGGGAACACCGGTGTCGGCCTTGCGATCGTGGCCCAGCAGAAGGGCTACAAGTGCATCTTCGTCTGCCCGGACAAGGTGTCCACGGACAAGATCAATGTGCTGCGGGCGTACGGCGCCGACGTCGTCGTCTGCCCGACGGCGGTCGACCCGGACCACCCCGACTCGTACTACAACGTCTCCGACCGCCTGGTCAGGGAGACGCCGGGCGCCTGGAAGCCCGATCAGTACAGCAACCCCAACAACCCGCGCTCGCACTACGAGACCACCGGTCCCGAACTGTGGGAGCAGACGGAGGGGAAGATCACCCACTTCGTCGCGGGTGTCGGCACCGGCGGCACGATCACCGGCACCGGGCGCTATCTGAAGGACGTCTCGGACGGCCGGGTCCGGGTCATCGGCGCGGACCCCGAGGGCTCGGTGTACTCCGGGGGTTCCGGGCGGCCGTACCTCGTCGAGGGCGTCGGTGAGGACTTCTGGCCGACCGCGTACGACAGGACCGTCACGGACGGCATCGTCGCCGTGTCCGACAAGGACTCCTTCCGGATGACGCGCCGGCTCGCCAAGGAGGAGGGCCTGCTGGTCGGCGGCTCCTGCGGGATGGCGGTCGTGGCGGCGCTGAAGGTGGCGGAGGACCTGGGCCCCGACGACATCGTCGTGGTCCTGCTGCCGGACAGCGGACGCGGATACCTCTCGAAGATCTTCAACGACGAATGGATGAACGACTACGGGTTCCTGGAGCAGCCGGGCGACGAACCGTGCGTCGCCGACGTACTCGAGTACAAGTCGCACGGCATCCCCAGCCTGGTGCACATGCACCCGGAGGAGACGGTGGGCGAGGCGATCGAGGTGCTGCGGGAGTACGGCGTCTCGCAGATGCCGATCGTCAAGCCGGGGGCCGGACATCCGGACGTGATGGCGGCCGAGGTCATCGGCTCGGTGGTGGAGCGCGAGCTGCTCGACGCGCTGTTCACCCAGCGGGCCTCGCTGGGCGACGCCCTGGAGAAGCACATGTCGGCGCCGCTGCCGCTGGTCGGTTCGGGCGAGCCGGTCGGCGATCTGATGGCCGTGCTGGGCAAGGCGGACGCGGCGATCGTGCTGGTGGAGGGGAAGCCGAAGGGGGTCGTGACGCGGCAGGACCTGCTGGCGTTCCTCGCCAAGGTCGAGGCGTGA
- a CDS encoding SGNH/GDSL hydrolase family protein, producing MARRIAAGAAYGGGSIGLVGAAAVGVVLAEVQLAKRSVGGGRAPDAPSADGRYGLAFAGRTERLEPLRLAMLGDSTAAGQGVRRAGQTPAALLASGLAAVAERPVDLRNVALPGAMSDDLDRQVTLVLTDPAGTPEVCVIMIGANDVTHRMPATRSVRHLATAVRRLRTAGAEVIVGTCPDLGTVEPVYQPLRWLARRVSRQLAAAQTIGVVEQGGRTVSLGEMLGPEFAANPRELFGPDNYHPSAEGYATAAMAVLPTLCAALGLWPEADRLDATRDEDMLPVAKAASAAASEAGTEVTGARAPWALLKHRRRRRLPETPEASEPADTAPHG from the coding sequence GTGGCACGCCGGATCGCCGCGGGCGCGGCGTACGGCGGAGGAAGCATCGGCCTGGTCGGAGCGGCTGCGGTGGGTGTGGTGCTCGCGGAGGTCCAGCTGGCGAAGCGGTCGGTGGGCGGTGGGCGGGCCCCGGACGCGCCGAGCGCGGACGGGCGGTACGGATTGGCGTTCGCCGGGCGCACCGAACGCCTGGAGCCGCTGCGGCTCGCGATGCTCGGCGACTCGACGGCGGCGGGGCAGGGCGTACGACGGGCGGGCCAGACCCCGGCCGCGCTGCTGGCCTCCGGGCTCGCGGCGGTGGCCGAGCGGCCGGTGGACCTGCGGAACGTGGCGCTGCCCGGCGCGATGTCGGACGACCTGGACCGCCAGGTGACGCTGGTGCTCACGGATCCCGCCGGTACGCCGGAGGTCTGCGTGATCATGATCGGCGCGAACGACGTGACGCACCGGATGCCGGCCACCCGGTCCGTGCGGCACCTGGCCACGGCGGTACGGCGGCTGCGCACGGCAGGGGCGGAGGTCATCGTCGGGACCTGCCCCGACCTGGGCACGGTGGAGCCGGTCTACCAGCCGCTGCGCTGGCTGGCCCGCCGCGTCTCGCGGCAGCTGGCGGCGGCCCAGACGATCGGCGTGGTCGAACAGGGCGGGCGGACCGTGTCGCTGGGCGAGATGCTGGGCCCCGAGTTCGCGGCGAACCCGCGCGAGCTGTTCGGCCCGGACAACTACCACCCGTCGGCGGAGGGGTACGCGACGGCCGCGATGGCGGTCCTGCCCACCCTCTGCGCGGCCCTGGGCCTGTGGCCGGAGGCCGACCGGCTGGACGCGACCCGCGACGAGGACATGCTCCCGGTGGCGAAGGCCGCATCGGCGGCGGCGTCGGAGGCGGGTACCGAGGTCACCGGGGCGCGGGCCCCGTGGGCGCTGCTGAAGCACCGCAGGCGGAGGCGGCTGCCGGAGACACCGGAGGCGTCGGAACCGGCCGACACTGCGCCGCACGGGTGA
- a CDS encoding acetyl-CoA C-acetyltransferase, protein MPEAVIVSTARSPIGRAFKGSLKDLRADDLTATIIQAALAKVPELDPTDIDDLMLGCGLPGGEQGNNMGRIVAVQMGMDHLPGCTVTRYCSSSLQTSRMAMHAIKAGEGDVFISAGVEMVSRFVKGNSDSLPDTHNPLFADAEARTAAVAESEGASWHDPREDGLVPDAYIAMGQTAENLAGLKGISRQEMDEFGVRSQNLAEEAIKNGFWAREITPVTLPDGTVVSKDDGPRAGVTLEGVQGLKPVFRPDGRVTAGNCCPLNDGAAALVIMSDTKARELGLTPLARIVSTGVTGLSPEIMGYGPVEASKQALKRAGLTIGDIDLAELNEAFAAQVIPSYQDLGLDLDKVNVNGGAIAVGHPFGMTGARITGTLINSLQFHDKQFGLETMCVGGGQGMAMVIERLS, encoded by the coding sequence ATGCCCGAAGCCGTGATCGTGTCAACCGCCCGCTCCCCCATCGGCCGCGCCTTCAAGGGCTCGCTGAAGGACCTGCGCGCCGACGACCTCACCGCCACCATCATCCAGGCCGCCCTCGCCAAGGTCCCCGAGCTGGATCCCACGGACATCGACGACCTGATGCTCGGCTGCGGGCTGCCCGGCGGCGAGCAGGGCAACAACATGGGCCGCATCGTCGCCGTACAGATGGGGATGGACCACCTTCCCGGCTGCACGGTCACCCGCTACTGCTCCTCCTCGCTCCAGACCTCCCGGATGGCGATGCACGCCATCAAGGCGGGCGAGGGCGACGTCTTCATCTCCGCCGGTGTCGAGATGGTGTCCCGCTTCGTGAAGGGCAATTCGGACAGCCTCCCGGACACGCACAACCCGCTCTTCGCGGACGCGGAGGCGCGCACCGCGGCGGTGGCGGAGAGCGAGGGCGCCTCCTGGCACGACCCGCGCGAGGACGGCCTGGTGCCCGACGCGTACATCGCGATGGGGCAGACCGCCGAGAACCTGGCCGGGCTCAAGGGCATCAGCCGCCAGGAGATGGACGAGTTCGGCGTACGGTCCCAGAACCTCGCCGAGGAAGCCATCAAGAACGGCTTCTGGGCGCGGGAGATCACCCCGGTCACGCTCCCCGACGGCACGGTCGTCTCGAAGGACGACGGCCCGCGCGCCGGAGTCACCCTCGAAGGCGTGCAGGGCCTGAAGCCGGTCTTCCGGCCCGACGGCCGGGTCACCGCGGGCAACTGCTGCCCGCTGAACGACGGCGCCGCCGCACTCGTCATCATGAGCGACACCAAGGCGCGCGAGCTGGGGCTGACCCCGCTGGCCCGGATCGTCTCGACCGGGGTCACCGGCCTGTCCCCCGAGATCATGGGATACGGCCCGGTGGAGGCGTCGAAGCAGGCGCTGAAGCGGGCCGGTCTGACCATCGGCGACATCGACCTGGCCGAACTGAACGAGGCGTTCGCCGCTCAAGTCATCCCGTCCTACCAGGACTTGGGCCTCGACCTGGACAAGGTGAACGTCAACGGCGGCGCCATCGCCGTCGGTCACCCCTTCGGCATGACCGGCGCGCGGATCACCGGCACACTGATCAACAGCCTCCAGTTCCACGACAAGCAGTTCGGTCTGGAGACGATGTGCGTCGGCGGCGGCCAGGGCATGGCCATGGTCATCGAGCGCCTCAGCTGA
- a CDS encoding DUF4287 domain-containing protein, which translates to MSQVFSEETHRNLLSRIPQCTGREVSDWLRAVDEGPTLVRFDEKVSWLRTEHHLAYGHAKAIIHEYDLRRAARRLR; encoded by the coding sequence ATGTCCCAAGTCTTCTCCGAAGAGACCCATCGCAATCTGCTCTCCCGCATCCCCCAGTGCACGGGCCGCGAAGTGTCCGACTGGCTCCGTGCCGTCGACGAAGGCCCCACCCTCGTCCGTTTCGACGAGAAGGTCAGCTGGCTCAGGACCGAGCACCACCTGGCCTACGGCCACGCCAAGGCGATCATCCACGAGTACGACCTGCGGCGAGCCGCCCGACGGCTGCGCTGA
- a CDS encoding LacI family DNA-binding transcriptional regulator: MSAASTSRRATIDDVARSAGVSRQTVSRAINDKPEIDPATRQHVLQVARAMGYRPSRFARGMVSQGVTTVGLVIADVLNPFFPEVVSGVMEAADKRGWQVTVHSTGHATERESSVADTVAEHVDACVAFMIDPVAVERIRASGIPLVLLNHEAPPPSVGGVRIDFESGIRQAVGHLTARGHTRIAMLDDRANSDALLPDTRHGLFLRVAAEHALPVDEAWVLPAENSLDGGAEAMDRLLAALPGVTAVVAYNDLIAIGAMRRALARGLSVPGDCAFVGCDGLMLGRLVDPPLTTLHIDKEQLGRAAVRQVEALMSGDRPEEAVIVPDLVIRASS, encoded by the coding sequence TTGTCCGCAGCCAGCACGTCACGACGGGCCACGATCGACGACGTCGCCCGGTCGGCCGGGGTCTCCCGGCAGACCGTGTCCCGGGCGATCAACGACAAGCCCGAGATCGACCCGGCGACCCGGCAGCACGTGCTCCAGGTCGCCCGCGCGATGGGCTACCGGCCGAGCCGCTTCGCCCGCGGCATGGTCAGCCAGGGGGTCACCACCGTCGGACTCGTCATCGCGGACGTCCTCAACCCCTTCTTCCCCGAGGTGGTGTCGGGGGTGATGGAGGCCGCCGACAAACGCGGCTGGCAGGTCACCGTCCACAGCACCGGCCACGCGACGGAACGCGAGTCGTCGGTGGCCGACACCGTCGCCGAACACGTCGACGCCTGTGTGGCGTTCATGATCGACCCGGTGGCGGTGGAGCGCATCCGCGCCTCCGGCATCCCGCTCGTCCTGCTGAACCACGAGGCGCCGCCGCCCTCGGTGGGCGGTGTCCGGATCGACTTCGAGTCGGGGATCCGGCAGGCGGTCGGCCATCTGACCGCCCGTGGCCACACCCGGATCGCCATGCTCGACGACCGCGCGAACAGCGACGCCCTGCTGCCGGACACCCGGCACGGGCTCTTCCTGCGGGTGGCCGCCGAACACGCGCTGCCCGTGGACGAGGCCTGGGTGCTGCCCGCCGAGAACTCCCTGGACGGCGGCGCGGAGGCGATGGACCGGCTGCTGGCGGCCCTTCCGGGGGTCACCGCGGTGGTCGCGTACAACGACCTCATCGCCATCGGTGCCATGCGCCGCGCCCTGGCCCGGGGGCTCTCGGTCCCCGGGGACTGCGCCTTCGTCGGCTGCGACGGGCTGATGCTGGGGCGGCTCGTCGACCCCCCGCTCACCACGCTGCACATCGACAAGGAACAGCTGGGCCGGGCCGCCGTACGCCAGGTCGAGGCGCTGATGTCCGGTGACCGGCCCGAGGAGGCCGTGATCGTCCCCGACCTGGTGATCCGCGCGTCCAGCTGA